A single genomic interval of Amblyomma americanum isolate KBUSLIRL-KWMA chromosome 11, ASM5285725v1, whole genome shotgun sequence harbors:
- the LOC144110804 gene encoding uncharacterized protein LOC144110804 has translation MVTLRRVVKHQQSSKTIPRSNLLAETELGIRVTIMGFQPPGEYGENEIDRWHGIPIVTVLPGENTKKQLHQSAHCSRSFIKKDPIEPHLLTQTDDHQFQCDHCGKSFARKYDFIRHMRTHTGAVLVTADPKLGVLSGENMSQQLHQSPHCNRSFTKKNRQEQHLPNHLDDRPSKCNQYGSSFAQKVSLKNHPRTKTGGHPYKCGHCDSSFALKSTLRIHLPTHTDERRYKCDHCGSKFGQKRHLGQHLRTHTGERSYKCDNCDSSFSQKYHLVPHLRTHTGERPYKCDHCNSSFALKGNLQQHLRTHTGERPYNCDHCGNSFAEKGTLVKHLRTHTGERPFQCQLCPMAFTQSTTLAKHVRAHKSERPY, from the exons atggtgactctgcggagagtggtgaaGCACCAGCAAAGTAGCAAGACCATCCCCCGTTCCAATTTGTTGGCAGAAACTGAGTTGGGAATccgggtaacaatcatgggattccagccaccaggCGAATACGGCGAGAATGAGATTGACAGATG GCATGGTATTCCCATCGTCACAGTGCTTCCTGGGGAAAATACGAAAAAGCAGCTGCACCAGTCCGCCCACTGCAGTCGGAGCTTCATTAAGAAAGACCCCATAGAGCCGCACCTTCTTACCCAAACTGACGACCATCAATTTCAGTGTGACCACTGTGGAAAGAGCTTTGCACGAAAATACGACTTCATAAGACACATGCGTACCCACACTG GTGCAGTCCTGGTCACAGCTGATCCCAAGCTCGGAGTGCTGTCTGGGGAGAACATGAGtcagcagctgcaccagtccCCCCACTGCAATCGGAGCTTCACAAAGAAAAACCGCCAAGAGCAGCATCTTCCCAACCATTTGGATGACCGTCCCTCCAAGTGTAACCAATACGGAAGTAGCTTTGCTCAAAAGGTCAGCCTGAAAAACCACCCACGTACGAAGACTGGTgggcatccatacaagtgtggccactgtgacagcagctttgctctcaaGAGCACCCTGAGGATCCACCTTCCTACCCACACGGATGAGCGTcgatacaagtgtgaccactgcgGGAGCAAATTTGGTCAGAAGCGCCACCTGGgccaacaccttcgtacccacacgggtgagcgttcATACAAATGTGAcaactgtgacagcagcttttctcaAAAGTACCACCTGGTGCctcaccttcgcacccacacgggtgaacgtccatacaagtgtgaccactgtaaCAGCAGCTTTGCTCTAAAGGGCAACCTGCAGCAacatcttcgtacccacacgggtgagcgtccatacaactGTGACCACTGTGGGAACAGCTTTGCTGAAAAAGGCACACTGGTGaaacaccttcgcacccacacgggtgagagaccattccagtgccagctctgccccatggcCTTTACACAGAGTACAACCCTTGCTAAGCATGTGCGAGCCCATAAGAGTGAAAGACCTTATTAG